A stretch of the Massilia varians genome encodes the following:
- a CDS encoding TolC family protein has protein sequence MRDARIALARWVGEAAQLPIAGEPNIHEVRLDLANIERELNHHPELAVATKQQEIATAEANLARADRKADWSVELAFQQRGSGYSNMVSLGVSIPLQWNRKNRQDRELSARLAQVEEARAVRDEMLRAHVAELEAMINEWKTNQDRHARYVRELIPLARSRVDAQMASYRGGKASQAEVLTARREETQMQLQAVELETEIARLWAQINFLVPNTSRLHTPSVSN, from the coding sequence TTGCGCGACGCACGAATCGCACTGGCGCGTTGGGTCGGTGAGGCCGCTCAGTTACCCATCGCCGGTGAGCCTAACATTCACGAGGTCCGGCTTGATCTCGCCAACATTGAACGGGAGCTAAACCATCATCCTGAGCTTGCGGTGGCAACCAAGCAACAAGAGATCGCCACAGCCGAAGCGAATCTGGCCCGGGCTGATCGAAAAGCTGATTGGAGCGTTGAGCTGGCTTTCCAGCAGCGCGGCTCAGGCTATTCGAACATGGTTTCGTTAGGTGTTTCGATCCCCCTGCAATGGAACCGAAAGAATCGCCAAGACCGTGAACTGTCGGCAAGGCTAGCACAGGTCGAGGAAGCAAGAGCAGTTCGTGACGAAATGCTCCGGGCCCACGTAGCAGAGCTCGAGGCCATGATCAATGAATGGAAGACTAATCAGGATCGCCATGCACGTTATGTACGTGAGCTCATCCCATTGGCGCGCTCGCGCGTCGACGCGCAGATGGCTTCTTACCGCGGCGGTAAGGCATCCCAAGCGGAAGTGCTAACGGCAAGGCGTGAAGAAACGCAAATGCAACTTCAAGCGGTGGAACTGGAAACGGAAATCGCCCGACTGTGGGCGCAAATCAATTTTCTTGTTCCGAATACATCTCGCTTACATACCCCTTCCGTTTCGAACTGA